The DNA segment cattagtttcttttttttaagttattttggTGGTCTGATTGTTTTTTGCCAATAAATTAATTGTACAATAAAGTATGTTTGTACCATTGGAAATATACTTGATTGTTGCCtcttttttcagatttacatAATATTTACTTTAGGTGAATGGATGACCATTTAATACATATTTGATTGTAATTTAATGGAAAAGTCATGGTATCTGTATATTCAGGAAAAGTCTTCAGAGATGAACAGGCTGAACTGTGCTGGGTATTGCATTAAGGCAGTTATACTGATATTGGTGAATATGCTgtcaaataagtaaaaaaatatctgcagaaattatgtgatgcaatcatgtttCTAACATGTTGtagaactgaggctgtttcaGAGCGAAGGGAGGAACCACCCAGTGTAAGTGTGGTATTCCTGATGGAAGAGTGACTTCATTTAGAAACAGTGGCCTTTTTGCgtagtttgtccaccagagagcgcTGACGGGTTGATTTTAGCTCATTATGTATCTTGGGCACAATCctcggaaaaaacaaaacaaatctaagTGATCCAGATCAAGATTGTTTATGTTTCAGTATGTTTATGTGCTAAGGCAAgaagtaaggcctaaaaagtcatattatagtaaggtatgaaaagtcatagtatagtaaggtataaaaagtcatagtatagtaaggtataaaaactcatattatagtaaggtataaaaagtcataaaaacgtcagcaCTGTGAGTAAGCAGGACGAGGTAGACAAAAAATGATATTAAACATGAgcaacatttatttcagtattaCCATATAAATATTCTATACACAATGACACTTTGTAGACTGGAGCAGGTAATGTGCAGGTTTACATCACAATAAAGTGCAAGGTTCTTCGCTCGGTGGTGGATGAAAGCAGCACAAGCGACCACATTAGGCGACGTCAAATCCACGGTGCTTGTTTTGTCATGTCAGTACATTTACATATGGCATCAGCTCAGTGGTTATCACAAACTGTATAAAAACTATTCAGTCGTCTGCGTGACAAATACACAGGTAtctttaaagaataaatatacATTCAGGTCAATGTAGAAAAATAACGACTAAAAAATACGTTTCTCCCCTCTGCCCGCTCCACCTTCCTTCTTTTTAATGTCTTCTTGTGTTTCAAGTCTTAATAACATCATTTGAGGATCGTGCATTCAGACATACAAAAAccatataagtgtgtgtgtgtgtgtctttgtgtgtgtgtgtgtgtgtgtgtaaaggagagagagagagagacattagcCCTAAAAGCtccacagacaaaacaacaacaaaattatgCAACATCAGGCACTTCCATTCCCTGCAGCTTCATTATCCCACAGAGACAGTTTTGGGATCACGAAACGCTGACCCATCATCCTCAGTGTGGGATAAACAACTTATGGACCAATGGGACGCCACTGTGGTGGATTCCACAGACATGACACATCACATCAGCTCCTGTGTCCACTGGGCAGGAAGCCAGCAGGCTTACACCACTGACCTCGGagttgggcttttttttttatttttaatttgtgacaTTAGTCTTTTCAGTGTTTATCCCTGAAATCAGTCTGTTTGTGGGGAAAAGTTTCACTTTCAGTTAATTATTCTTAGTACTTGTCAatattttactacattttttatataattattttaatgattatttacttttttattgaactctgtgattttttttttggggggggggggtgtgtcaCCCCGTGTTAATGACCATACTGCTCAGTTTCTCATGTTTTAGCCCGTTAACTACTAATGCACTTAAGCACTTAAGCATACTGCAGGTTTTTAGATAAGCTGCCACAGGATTCAGTTTATTTCAggtggagtttgctcagttttcATTGAATTGTAGATTTTGAAGTTTCCATTTGTTTCTGACTTAAGAGTTTAGAGTTAGAAAACAAAGTTATTGCCGTTGAATAATTATTGTATCATTAATCCGTGATATCTAAATCTATTTGGATTTCTGTCATTATGATCTGTAAAGACTGAAGTTTGAAACTTGGAAATCAGAAAAGATGTGAAATGTTAGCATCTACAATGCCACGACAACTCGGCATCTAtcgatgaagatcatgtgatacgatcaaaagctccagaaacaGCTACTTGAGACTGTGATCAAGAATGAACCTGTCCTTGATTTTCATGCTATAATGACTTGACATACCTTGAGATGTGCAATCCATCCCAGTCAACAATCACTTCCTGCTTCTTTTTGAGCTCATGTTACATAATCAAATGATAATGCAAAGCAAAGAGGGTTTGTTTGGAAACTCTCCCATGACGGAGAAAGGTTAGAGAAAAGTCTGGAACATGATCTGAATTTTGAGTTTTCTTATTTCCTGCCTGGCAAACGTCTTGCTACCTCCTAGACTCATCTCAAACCGCTGCAGGGGAACCACCGACTTCGATCACATTTCTCTCGCTGAATGATTCGATTTTTGTTCGATCTTCTGAATGTCTTTCAGCCGAGGGGAGTTTTCCAAACAGAACTCGTTTGCATTTCATTACTACATAAGATCACCACAGTTTACTTAGAAAATGAAGGCAGCTAATTGTTAATTGCTAAAATGTGATGGATTATGTATTAAAGCAAGGCTTAAGTCTGCATGTCATTGGTCATTTAAGTGGAAACAGAGCTTTcccaaaaataacaaattaataaaacttcagtgtgtttaataaaaaaaaaaaagtttttaatgtaAACCATTGTAATTGGTAGTTAAAGGGCTAAACAGCTAACTCTACTAAATGTACTAGTTTGGCTTTTAGTAGAGAGATTTTTTAGTATTCATCTTCAGAATCATCAAATTTAGGGGTAAACACTGAATTTTTTGGGAAATGATCTCATTGAATATCTATATCTCTGAATATCTTCACAAATTATCAGGTGTTCGCAAAAACCATAATTAAAAATCAGAACTGATATATATTCGCCTTTAAACCCGCCGGTCAAACTTTACAAAGAGGCTCTTAGGATGTAAATTCAGTGCAATTCCATAATGTGTTCTGTAATCAAGTCTCGTCTAGACTCAGTCGTCACTTGTacggtgtgttgtgtgttttcagatgaaGAGCTGGGTGGACAGAGGAAACTACACTGTCTGTCTTTGCATTGATAGAACTGTACTGGAGGGAAGATGCATGCAGGCGGATCAAATCATCTCTCAGAGGGTTTTGAAACGCGTACAAGACTAAGCCACATGTTGTACAGTGGTaacagtctgtgtttacagGTTACAGGTACAGCACTGCATGTTAGCGTGGGACTGACGGCTACGCCCACCTCACTGTAGTTTAGAGTATGTACAATATGTTTGAGTCCAGTACTGAACGGTTAGCTTAGTgtggaagaaagacagaaacagcggccatgtttacatgcacagaggactcttcctcttcctcttcttcttcttcttcttcttcttcctctcacgTGATTCCTGGTGTTACCTAGCTTTACTTCCCCGAATGAAAATGTTGTAACTGTCTGGACTCACAATCAGAGCTGCACAGTACATTGGTCCATATACTGAACTTCAGTGCAACTGCATGGAACTTATTATATTCATTCATGATATTCACTGAATCCCTCAGGTATGAGAGGAGATaagaacatgaaaatgtcacgtACAAGGCTGTTAACCGTTTTAAAGGCACCCTGTGGAGATTTTGACCACTGTGCCATGGTGCAACGTCGGTGAGTGGGTTTGTGTTTCCTGCACCAGGGAAAGTAGCGATGCACTGGCGAAATCCAGGGAAGAAGATTGCAGACTCCGCACATGGATGTAAAACGATACAGGGttcaaattaatcaaaaaactCAATgcaatgcaaatgtttttttgaaaaaggaaatgagcTCAACACGACTGTCTTGAGGAAACACAAAACTTTTTGGTGAGTaacagtgaatgtaaatgtaactgtCTAGGGAAAGAAAACTCTATTGTGTACCTTTAAGACCCTTTATGTACCAGAACAATTTAACCACTAGCGACAACTCAGAGATTCCTTAGGGAGGTGTTAGATATCTGGCTTCAAAAACTCACTTCACAACCCTTTTTAAGGGACTAAGTCACTCCACCATCTCACCTACCTAGTCCCCTTCTCATCTGTTTGACAATGGAAGATTCAAGGGGCTGACGCTGACCTAAGCCCAAGTCTGCGCCTCCAATATCTACTTAAATCTGGCAGCCATATATGGGCCAGAGCCGGCTCACATTTGGTCCTCCAGTGGCGGTGAGTGCATATCAGCCGCAATGAGCCTGGCAACCTGTGTTCGCACATTTTGTTCTACAGGCAATAAACAGCCAAAAAGGAAATATTATTCCATCCTTTAGTATGGTGAAATAAGAGTATTGCCTTCACCAGATGTTTCTGTTGGATCTCTGCTCTAATCAGCTAACTTACTCCTCTCTGTAGAGAAAATGTTCGGGCTAGTTAGAGACTGTTTTAGCTGCTAACTGAGTTATCTGTCCACGGTTTTGCATTTCCTTGGTCACCAATAGAAGCCACAAACAGTTATAGGTATCTAATGCCCCTTTAATTCAAGGCAAACTCAGTCCCCACGTGTTAAAGGTGAACAGCTCGCCCTAAATGTAACATTAACTGGAGTCCGGCTTTTATCCAGGTGACTCTGTGCATGTAAACGTACCACTGACCAGACTGGAAGTAGCTTTCGAGGGGAAGAGCAGAGCGAGAGGTTGCAGAGAGGATGTGAAAACACCGCTCTTGGTCCGCAATCACCATTTACACGCTGCTATTAAGCCAGTGCCTCCAGCTCCTTCCTGCAGTGCCCACCCTGCCAACCTACTCCCACTTCATCGCTTCAGACCTCCAGGCCCCAGTCTCTGAAAAAGCCCTTGGCCACTCTCGACTCTCGGAAAGTCACCGTGAGGGAGTTGAGGGTGATGTCTGTGACTGTCACCTCTCCCGCACTAATGACGGGTCTCCAGACGTCGTCCGACTTCTCCGATGCAGTGACCCCGTCCGGTACGATGGCAGAGCGCCACTCGTCTGTCTTCTCTTGTCCTGAATGATGCAGgaacatggagagaaaaagacagggtAGAGTTGCAGTCAGTGATTCCATCAAGCCTATCACATGTGTACTGTTATTGAGTTAACCTCCCTGCTCTGACCTGGGTGTATTATCTCTGCTTTGATTCATGGCATAAATTGACAAAGGCAGATAGGATGCAATTGGCTGCAGAAAAAGACGACTCTAAGTGCTTCTGAGGtgagagggaggacagaaatCCCCCGTTCTGAACCCCACATTGATTATTTTGGGGAAACTTTGAGATGTCTTAACTTTAAACGGTTGACTGACAGCTGGTTGCCACAAATTGCCATTTCACTGTCACAAAGATACACCTGTATTTTTAAAGTAGAGGCTCTAGAGCAGCCGTTGTCGTACCTTTACACGCACACGGAGACTTGAAATACTCTTTCATTAGTCTGTATTTTGATCCCTGCCTGATTTGCTCTTTAATCAGCTCAGGATAGAGGGTGTTTCTGGTTGCATGCCCAGTGAAAAAAGCCTGTGCGTGGCCGTGCCTATTAGGAGGTCCACAAAGAGTCAGGTAAACTGGGTCGTGATGGTGATTAGAGCCGACTGGCTGACCAAGTGACACACTTACCATTATGAATGCCTCCACTCTTCTCTGTTGTGTCCTTCTGAGccacctctgtctcctcctcttccctatcttcctcatcttctacattgtcctcctcttcctcctcctcctcttcttctccttcttcttcttcttcgtcttccaGGCCTTCCCAGTCCTCTTGTGTTGGACTCGCAGGGTTTGAGTCAAGGCACCTGAACTGTGACCTGCTGGGTTTGACTTTGTGATGTGCCACTTGCGGTCGTGGGCCTTGCCTGCAGGCAGTGTACGACTCGTCCTCGTCCTCatcctcgtcctcgtcctcgtcctcatcctcatcctcatcttcatcctcatcctcgtcctcgtcctcgtcctcgtcctctgGGACCAGTGAGCGCGTTAGGGAGAGATGCAAGCGGGGTGAAGGCTTCTCTGGAGTCTTGTGAGCGCTGCGGAGATCCATGGTGTAGACCGTGTTCTGGATCGAgatcagaaagaaagaaaatgcataACAGTCGTCATTCGAATAATTGTGTGAGCAAGGTGGTGGCCTGTGAGGAAAATACCTGGACAGTTTCCAatacaggaaaaggaaaatagaAAGACAACTGTACACTCAAGTATGAACCACTGTGAAGTTGTGTTGATAAGAAAAAACTCTCGTCCAAACTTTACCTGCAGAAGGAGTCTTTTGGCTTTTGATCCTTTCCTCCTGTGACCcagagctctgtctctctgctctctaGGAAAAAACGagcacattaataaacacatgaaaatgtcCTTGAAATGTATTCACTGACTATTTTATGGAATAATTTCAAGCCCATTTTGAACCTAACATGTaacatgtttcttttgtctaaatgtgttttcattgagTTCATTTTCCACATGGTATAAAAACTGCATCTCGTATATATTTCATATAGCTGTAATTAATATGTTTACAATGACAATGGACCACATGACcaaatgtgtaatgtgaaagaggtcGCTCGTAGAGACAAACCCATGTAGAGTCATCACCtttctctgcagctcccctcagctctatggagcgttttagtgtctttcagctcgttgttttggttttacagcccacaGCTTCACTCTTTACTCTTGCTCTTACAGTGTCTTTTTTGGaggtgttttcagtgaaaaagctctaaaaacccactgctcagcaccaaagcagacagacacagtcagaacCTGGCTGGTGAACATCATGGAGTATGAAAATtagacttacattcatcaggcaAATAGAAACACGACTCTGAATGAAGGCTAATGTtctgttgtcttttctttgtgtaaATAGGAAACTGTTTCTTAACATGTTTTTGCACATCAACTTACAACCAAAACGAAAAACAGTAAAGTTATTGCAGCTTTATATTCTCTTTCAAATTCAGAACACATCACTTATTATTAATCCACCAGAATAATAAGAACTTTTACCTGCTTTCTGCTTACATGGATCTATTGTGAAATAGATATGCCCAGCACTCAACAACACTGTACTCTTCTCTACTGCTCTCATAATTGTAGCCAAATGTGTATCTGATCACATTTGGAGATGATTTGGAAGATCCTCCTTGCACAACTGGTGCATTTAGATGTggattttatgtgtttttctatATCCAATTCCAATCCAACAACCAAGGACACATGCTCCAGCTGGAGAGGGATCATGGATCTGGGTCTTGGTCTGCTGAGTCATGATCCCTTTATGATCAATATAATGTTAGAAGAAAACTGATTTATTCCTGCTCCGCTATGTGTCAAAGCTTCTGGCCTTTCCTGAACTCAGGCACATACAACATGTTGAGTGGAACCTTACTTCTCTTCGTAGGCCTGCACCAAGCGCTGGTCCAGAATGTGTTCCTCAGGTTCCCATGTGCTGTATctgcaagacataaaaatagaATACACAAGTAGAAAATGTTTCTACTTATATTCTTctttcattgatttatttttttacaaaggCCATAGTACTTTACTGTGCATACATATAATCTACTGTGCATGTCGATGTGAATATGACGCACCCTTGCAGGTTTAATATAATCAATTCATATCTCCAAATTAAGTTTACATACTTACTTTGGAGGCCATCCTTTCCACTTCAGCAGATACTCCACATTCCCCTGTGGAGACGTAAAGTTTTAGAGCAGCATCAGCCAAGAAGAAGTTATTTCAATTAAATCATAGAGTGTACAGTGGCTTGTCCAACACACACTAAATTTAAACCATTTAAATCTGTTAAATGTGGTGCTTCCCCTGGGATGTCTGTTTTGATAAAGCTTGAAGCGATGAGTTTACTGTCGCTGTGTTCCATAGTAAAAGGTGTATGTCGATACTGGAGGTGCTACGATCAAAGAGTCACATCTGTGAAACTAAAGGTTGCACACCGTGAACTTTAACATGAAGTTAAAGTCAGTTAAAGTCAAAAAGTCAAACTTTAAAAGCCTGAAACAGCTGCAACCCTGATTCAGATTTCATCAAAACTTGCAggattaatgataataattggCCCAATGGTGCCTGTATCATTTGTGGGATATTTCCTCTTTAGCCTTCATTACACTCAGACCAGAGAAGGTTAAAGCTCTCATCTCTACAAAAGTTTCCGTTAAGCTTtcaagtaagtgtgtgtgtgtgtgcatgccctTTTTAAACAATTTGCAGTGCAATCATTGTCAAAATAGAGTTACACTAACTAATATACAGTGCATTATACGACAATagggaaaggaaaaaaacaagggCGACACTGACCAACGTCTTTCATCTACTTAATATCTTTATTCCAATACGTTCTTGATCAGTAGGAAGATGCTGTCGTACCATCAGACAACATCTATAATTAACagataatgtaaaatgtactgtatgttttccaGATACCAGGCAAGCCTTTCAGAGTTAGTCATCCTCGGTGACATCATTCAGTAATAACTTCCAAGCTCTCGAAGGTATTCTCAGTGGGTGAGGTCACCACTTTTCCCGACTTCATGTTACTCACCCAGTTCCCCATATACAGTAAAAAGGACATGCATGCGATGTATACTGGGTGAGACTTACAGTCTAAATTAACAGCATTGCTTGCTCCCTTAACTGTGGCtgctataataaataaatataacatgcAATATAACTAATTTAACACTCGGTGCATGTAAATATTATGCACTCATGGTATAGTTACAGGCCTTTTATATATTAGAAAATGCTTTTTATAGCATCGCTGGAAAGATCAGTTAAACTCAAGATGCCTCCGTGCACTAACTATCCATGAGTAGACATGTTTGAGTTGTGGGTTGGCAGATTATTGAGTACTACATGTGGTTTTGACATCAACTTATGTGTAGTACTGAACTTTCACTTTATTCTAAGTGAATCCTAACTTCAAGCTTAACTAACAAACCACTTAAACATAGTTGCTATTGACTAAATCTGCATTGCAAACACTTACAAAGTATAAATTCAAAGTAAGTCGATCACCAGTTATCTCTGAACTcctttttacagtatattttgcCAAATTGCTGTTGGTTGCACACACCTGACATACAGCAGTATGTCAGCGTTATTGCACTTCATGTCTATATTCTCTATATTAGTGCTGAATTAATTCCAGCCTCTTACATGTTCGTAAAACTGGGATTGGGGAATGGGTAAAAGTTTTTAATTGTGTATTGCTacttgtaaaaaataaaataaaaatcagatgttaaaatgctaattGGCAGAAAATGCACAATGGCTCACGTGTCCTATCTTTGTATCTGTGCTTAGTTAATTTTACTATAAAGTgcttaaatcattttttatctaCCCCTGCACATTCatgccgggggggggggctgctagTAAATAGGCGCCATAATTTGTAGCTACGCACTCTCTTCCGTCAACACTAACAGGGTAACTTAGATTCAAACCCAATTAGCAAGCAAACAGGCCCAAACGGAGGTGTTAGGTTAACAACGTGTCCTCCTCCACAGCCTGTGCAAACACCTGACATGTTAAGCTGTAGTGCAATGACAACACTCTCACGTTACATTAAAGGGACATCCTCCTCTTACCCGCCCCCCTTTTTTATACACAGCCCGCAATTAGATAACCAGATTAGTCGCGCGATTCTGTTCATTTTAATCTCTCAAGCTTCCATTGGCATCCTCAAGTAGCATCCTCTCCTCCCgaaaatgtgttttcctttttcaaatgCTGACAACGTCCCGCGGATACATTCAGTGAAGGTGTTGACCCGTTACCTTTCTAACTCTTTTCTTGACGATTGATTCCACGGCAAACACTTGCTCTCCAATCGCTGACAGCTCCATCTCTGTGTGCACGCGGCCGGCCGTTGGGCTTTAACTGTCAAAGTAACGTCCTTCTTCTCCACAAACTAAGCTAACGTTTAACGGGTTATCACAGCGCTCCCTCGGTGCAGTCCTCTCCTTTCCCGCTTCTCCCTCAGCTGTCTTCTTTtcctgacagtttttttttttaagggccCATTTATCCGGAGCGACTTCCTTGTGCTGGATCTTTCTGTGCGTCCAGTGACTTTACAAAATCTGCGACACATCTGCACACCGCTTCGCGCGCGCCCGTCTCCCGAGAGCGCGCTCCCTGACGATGAGTCGGCGCGCGCCACTAGCTGCCtcatccccccccccatcattcATTCGGTGTATGGATCATAGACTGCGTGTAAAAAATGGTATGAATAGATGAGGAAAACGGTCGTGAAGACGTGCTCACATCCAGAAACACTACGATGTAAATACACTCTGTAGGTTAAAGCTTTGAAATTCAAAATCTCAATGAGAAACAGTGGAAAGAATCGGCGGCAAATGTACttaaaagtatgaaaagtaaGTATACCATATGCAGAAAATGCACCTCTGACTGACATTATTAACTGACATTATTACATTGGTAATACTGATGCATAAATGAaaaagtagcattttactgttgtagttgaGGTTTCACTcgttttaacaattttatgttTGATACCATAAGTCCAGTGGTTTCCTACCAAGGGCACAAGATAAATCTCAGGGGTCAAAAGAAAGTGGGGCAACAAAGTTCTGCTtcacaaatttgaatttgtatttttttccctgacactttgctttttttgtgaaatattagtTATATAACAACTGAAATCTGACTCGGAGCCCCAACCAGACATTGCTTTTTTGTAAAGGTTCACAAGCCAAAGATTTTGGAAACCACTGGTTCAATCCTCTACTAGGTAACTaagattttcatgtttttatgtaaattctCTATAAATGCAGTTGAGTTAAAAGTGCCATGTTTTCTTCAGAAATGTCAAGTACAAGTCAAATACAAGTACTTCAAAACTGAATCCAAGTACAGTAGTTACTTCCCACCACCGACCAAAACAACCACCCGAACCATGCTGAGAAGAAGGATCTACTTTATAACTCAACAATGACTCTTTCAGGGCAAATAATGACCCATTTAATCACCCACACAGTAGCTTATACATAAAGTGCCATTATAAGCATTTTATTtctatgcaaaaaaacaaaaaacaaaaacaaaaacaaaaaaaccaaatcAACCCAGTGACAATCAGGATTCCTTAATGGGAAGGGCTGAATAGATTGTCATGgctaaaaaaagcaaatattgaATGCAATTGTGAGACATTAGTTATGATGTGACTGGGTTCAAAAAAATCCCAGCAAATAAAGTGACAACCTCTCTGATGTTTCCCTGGAGGTTCACTTGGATATAACAGGACATTGAAGGTCTACAGACTGGGATGGAACTGAagagtttcattccaaaataaCACATGCACCGTTGAAAATCAAGTGATATTATCTTTATAAAAATCATACTATTTCAAACAATTGAAAATAACATAAAGTCCTTGGCtgcaaaagtgaaaacatcattACAGGTTAGTTAGTCTGTACACTGGTGGAGCATCGGCTGATTCTCCTCTAAATTTATGATAAACTGGTGCTTTGGAATAAATCTCCTGAAATGGCATCAAACTGCACAAACCCTCTTAATCTTTCAGAGCaacacatatattttttaaatgtaaacaagttAAGGCCAATATTGTCATTAACAGACAATACTTGTACAGTATAAACAGTTTCTCTTAAACTGATAGATCTGAAAGCTACGACAGCAGACTCTTTCATAAGGCCTATTTCACAATAATCAACCGAAACACACATCTGGTTGTACATGTGCTCACTCGCTGGCCCATCAAATTTCACTTTTCTtcccacattttcttttttctctagGATCACTACCCAGGCACACTACACTCCATCCACCGTTTCTTAAACTGACAACTTCCCTTCACGCAAAAACAACCTGCCGAAACCCGTCCTCAGACTGAAACCTTACACATTATACATCACTGCTGACTATATAAGACTTTGACTGTGTTTGGCAGGTTTGACGAGAGATGtttaagaggaggaggagccctGCATCAGCTGAGCTCCTGTGCTACAGAGGGCTGCTGTGGTGGAGATCCTTTGGACCACTGTGGAGCCAAAagaataattatttaaaatcaaaagaatCAAGTTTAACCCTTGTGGTgtgatctgtctgtctggagaCATTTTACCACTGTGCAAGAAATTACTGTGGCTCTCATTAAGCAAGAGTAGGTGATATGGACGAACAAAATAATATTCTTTTTACActgatatgacatttttgtgacaatAACGTGCTGAAAGTCCATTTGCCTTGATTGTCCCGGAGCTTTTGACCAAATCTTACAGTCCTCATCAGCAGATTAACTTTACTCAGTTACCATGGAACTATATCCTGTAAAgaaaggctgcaactaatggtgattttcattattgattaatctgccagttattttctcGATTAACTGCACAGTCAATAAAAAGTAAGCTGGAACTAGATACTTAATTTTTTGAATGATTAACAGGTTATACAAAAAATTTGTTGAGTAATCTACTGCCGATCGACTAAAGGATTAATCAACAATCATTTAAGTGCTGCTGGAAAGTTTGAGCATCTACATTTCCATGACAGCTGAGTCAACTCATTCCACTGACGAGCACTGTGTAAtttgatcaaaagctccagaacaagcAAGTTAGGGGACTTTGAGTTGAGATCGTTTTGTCGATTGCTTTTTCCAAAGTAAAAACTGTGCTGTGATGCTGTAAGATTGATGCAGGCCAATTTCTGTCACTTTATATTTAGGGGAACATTTTGATAAgtttaattttctctctttctttccagcTTAATGATTGTTATATCATGATACAGTATAATTCTACTTAAAGGACAGTAATCGTTAGTATTGCATTATTTCTTTGATAACAAGCAGACTTCATTACTTTACAGTAACCATTTGAAcgtgaaaaattaaacaaaaaaaggaaggaatGGAAGGAAACTTAGGCAAAACCTCCACTAGAGGGAGCGCTTGGCCAGGGTGTTGCATTGCTTTGTTGCCATATAAAACTGTTGTGTCAGCACAGCCTCTGCACAGTGTAGGCTCAGTCTGTACCAGAAGTGTTTGGAAAGTGGATGAAATACAAAGTTGGCAAGAAA comes from the Seriola aureovittata isolate HTS-2021-v1 ecotype China chromosome 21, ASM2101889v1, whole genome shotgun sequence genome and includes:
- the cbx7b gene encoding chromobox protein homolog 7; translated protein: MELSAIGEQVFAVESIVKKRVRKGNVEYLLKWKGWPPKYSTWEPEEHILDQRLVQAYEEKEQRDRALGHRRKGSKAKRLLLQNTVYTMDLRSAHKTPEKPSPRLHLSLTRSLVPEDEDEDEDEDEDEDEDEDEDEDEDEDEDEDESYTACRQGPRPQVAHHKVKPSRSQFRCLDSNPASPTQEDWEGLEDEEEEEGEEEEEEEEEDNVEDEEDREEEETEVAQKDTTEKSGGIHNGQEKTDEWRSAIVPDGVTASEKSDDVWRPVISAGEVTVTDITLNSLTVTFRESRVAKGFFRDWGLEV